The Musa acuminata AAA Group cultivar baxijiao chromosome BXJ2-5, Cavendish_Baxijiao_AAA, whole genome shotgun sequence genomic interval TCCTTATTGCAGGTTACCTCCGGGGTTTTTCAGTGACAAGGAACACAAGCATCATCTGtgacatttaatattttttatttccttaATTCTTTTCATACATGAACAAAGATTTCAATAATGTAATTTGGTGGGATCACAACATTGTGAAAGGAAGGAATGCAGAAGATTAGTCCTAAACATAATGAGTTAGGGaagtttgatatgctccaatgctCAAAGTCAGTTTCAGAAATATAGATAATGTTTTTGTCAGCAACAAagattctcattgttcaaatataTAACCTTGTATCTCACAAAAATGCAACCCCTCCATCGTGAAATAAGATTCTCAGGGCAGCAAAATCAAAGGAAATAATACTTATAAAGGCAAATTGATTTAAGTTACAGACTCATCAAATGTTATTCATAGAAACTTATTTCAAATCTACAAAATTTACCTACAGCCTCATTGAAAATACACCAGCCGACATGATTTATTTGGAAATGGAGGCCAAATATGTCGAGAGCCTCCATTCTTTACAGGCTACAGATTGGAAGAATGGGGAACTAAAAGTTTAGCATCAAATGTTGCCGTCCAGAGCACCCTTTAGGACATGTAGACCTTCTAAGGATATGCTCCTTCGAACTCGAGTCCTGGGGATCTCAATGGGCGGTGGCGGATCTGAAGTAAAGCAGATGACCACGACAGTTAGATTGTCACAAGTGTTTCGCTTCAGCGCTTCTCGCACAAGCTCTCTCGAGCATTTCTCAGGATCATTGTGAAGCATCAGCTCCTTCCTAGTTATCGTCACTGCACATTGACTGCTCATGACATCCCAAAGGCCATCACAGCCTATTACTAAAAACTCATCCTCTTCTGTTAGGATTGCTTCCTGTAACTCTGGTTCAGCGCTAAGGGGGCACGCAGAACCTTTGGAGCCCTTCATGTGCCAGTCACCGAGAGCCCTTGCTACAGATAGCTGACCATTAAGATATCCGTCATAAACACTGCCACCTAGCTTCTCAATTCTAAGCCGTTCAGCATTGCAGTTAGGTTTATGGTCTCTGGAAAGTTCGATTGCTCTGCCACGCTTCCCTAATACAGCTCGACAATCACCTGCATTAGCAATGAGCAACGACCTACAAGGGAAAGAAATTTGGAATTTATAACATACAGGCAACTCGTCGAAGAAAATCAAGTATTCAATTAATATTAACCAGCATATAACAAATCCTAGAGGAGAGCAATAAAAATAAACAATCGAAAGATCTTGCATGTTTCTTGAACAAGGAAGTTATACAACATATCAAATTATCCAAGCAAAATGTTCCACCTAAAGACTctgaaaactgtcaattctctgaTCACAAATTAAATTATGATACAGCACAAAGCATGACAGATCTAATTATGAAGTAACATGGGTGGTCAAGAGTGCCAATATCAAAGGACTTGAAAGAAAATGTCATACAGAACAATTGCATTCAGACCTTAAATATTACAGATTTGATATTGTTGATCTGTCGACATGAGATAATCACGTCTTCGGACAAACTGAAAACTTTGTTGATGATGAAGAATAAATATTAATTTCAAAAGAAAATCTACAATGATAAATTATGCGCTTCCACAGAAAATATATTGGATAACTGCCGTTACATTCAAGGCCTTATAGTGCTTACGTAATGCAGTTCTCGGCTATTGAACAGTAAAATGTTCGTAAAGCATTAACATTCAACTACCAACACATCAACTTCATTACATCTTACAGGATAAATACTGTTAGGAAGTAACATCAAACCTTACCTTCCCAAAATAAGGGCAGTAAGTGCTGTAGTTCCAGAAGTGCGATCAAGTGAATGGGAATCAGCAAGCGCATAATCAGCTTTAATAAATGCACTCTTTATGGCCTTCTCCACACTACACGGGAAATGGCCATCCTCAATTATGTACTTAAGGATATTATTTCGAACAAAACATGCTGCATCCACACCACCATGTCCATCAAAAACCTGCAAATTCAAACTGCTTAATCTCAGTGACCGCTCAGCAGATCACTAACTGTAACAGGGTCCAAAATATTGACACCATTAATTGCAATCACCAAAAAGGGGGTTACAACAGCAATATAGACCATCAAATGCTAAGAACAATATCTGAAAGATCAAGAGGTCAACAAAATGCTAAGCAGCAGAGCACATTATGGCCAAATACGAGACCATGTAACAATCACGAAATGAGAAGAATTGAACTCCACATAAGTGAATCTCACTCCATAAAAAGCACCAGGAGATGGGAAACTGGGGGAAGCTCTAAGATGTTCGACAAGATTATCTATGCAGATGTGCTCATCCTCCATGTGTGACTTGGGCCCGATCTCTGAACAGCTTCCCGACCGGAACACAGGCAAGAATCCAGTCTGCCTTTCCTGTGGAGAAATCAAAGCAAGAGTCCCCAAATCCAAACCCTGGAAAAATTAGGCAATTGGGTCATGATCATTAAAAATATGGCGATGGAATTGCCAGGTTCAAATAGACAGGCTcataaaggaaaaataaaaacacACTAATCTAGCCAAACGGACCAGCCGTGCAGTGCTCACGGAATGCCGAATGACCGAGAGGTGTCGAGGGGGTTTCCTGACTCTCGCATCCTTCACGCTCTCCGAGGACTCAGGATCTTCGTTGCCACCACCGGTTGAAGATCCATTAGCCTTGCTTCCGTGCATTCCGTCCAACATCATCAATGGGGGTGAGGATTCGGTGCCGGGTAACCTGATCCCTTCCGAGCCATTAATGCAACTGTCTAGAAATAGAAGCAATGATTCAAAGTGACctttcaagcggtggcaccgtttcgCAATCTAGTACCTCTCCGCCACCGTGTGATATCAAATATGTTGAGATCCAATCGGAACAAAGGTAATCACCTCAGAAAAAGTTGCTCCTTTTCAAATAACAGCCCTCCAAAAATTGAACTTTCCTTTTCCAAGAAGAGGTTCCAGCTCCAAATGTCAACTGCGAAGGAATGGAAGCAAGCAATTGTGAAGCAATTAAAATCCCTCTACGATGTCAAACTTAATCAAAATCAGCAAAAAAATGTAAATAAAATCCCCTAACAGCACCAAATCTCCTAAAGAGAACCACCATAGATCGGATGCTTGCCACCGAATTCGTCGACATTATACAAAACCTAAACAAACTCAACAAAATCTCAACTTTAGCATTGGCAACACCACTTATCAACGGATCTAAGCAGGTAAACCAAGGAAATCTACAGAAATCACAACAACAGATCACGATTCtccctaaaagaatataaaaccGTATAAGAATGTCTTCAAGACAGACCCCAGATCAATCTAAAGAACAGGTGCTTCCACGATATTCCACATGATTCATGGATCGGAGGTCATTGCCTTGTGTTCTTCTTGAACTCGACGAAGTTTTCTAGGAGCAGAAAAATGGCACAAAATAATCGGCAAAAgatagaagagggagagggaagagGAAAAGGAGTTGGGAAAGCTTTTATATGGGTAGCATCGAGGACCGGCAATCGGAGGGTACCCGGTCGCGGCACTATCTCGATGGAAAGAGGAGGAAGGATCGGGCGAGGGACACGTGTCGACAAACAGTAGCCCCCATGGGGGTTGACTCGGATGACGGTTTTGGGGGCGACACGGATTAGGTACTGAAGATAATTCTAGACCGTCCGATTACTCTTACGTTTGGGTTTTGGACGGCAGCGGTCGCTCCAGTAATGACGTTGGCGAAATTTAATTGTCGACTCACCCACCTGTGGGGGTTGTGGTGGACCCCTTGTTCCATCATCACAATTCACACCGCTAGGTCCAGCGGGTATATGACTGACGGGTTCGATTATTTTTGGGAATATGCTTCGACGATCAcaaaaatagtttcatcaatttaGAATCGAAGTCTCTGGAGAATTAGTCTGATGAATATAAGAAATTTAGTCATACTATtaagaaataatatgaataaaaaaACACAAACATCAATGATAAAAGAAAATGTGGagcaataaattaaaaaaaaaaactcaattaaCATGTCGTCCCGTTATTGTTGTTTCTTAATAAGATTTAGTATGCCAATAACAGAAGATGATAGATTTATCAGAATAAAAATAAGGTAAGTAAAAAAGgcctaaatataaaaaaatagttatagcaatgaataaaaaataattaactaaATAACCTTAATAGCATTGTAGTCCCTAAATTGTACCTGTATTCGTATTCGTATAGTTAAACCCAGAAGACTATTAGAGAGTTTAAGACTCGATCCCATGATTTTCTACTCATACATTCATTATTATCACCATTGTTACTGTCATCGTTTCAATCAGCACATCGTGGAACGTGCTACGATGATTATCGAACAACAAAGTTATCATTATGATGCATAAGATGATCATAAATTTAGAATAAGTCTTTGAAGAATTAGTTGAGAGGTTTAGTCAATCATatgatataaaaaaattttagattaagATGATAGTTTATAATAATGTTTGTTCgtcaattatttttcaaaaaaaatattaaaaatatataacaaaacAGCATTCATTGATGTTAAATGGATTGTAGTGATTGGCAAaagaaaaatcacagagtaaaacGTTTTAAGAAAAACATTGGTGAGAGCAACAAGTTTTTGTTAACTGTGAGATCATTAGAGAACACATATAAATTCATCTGTTCAGATATAGTATGTTAAACTCGAGTGGAACAAATAGAGTCTTATCAAATCGGTGTCATATATTGTAGAAAATATTTGCATGAGAAGTGCTCTTCTCTTTGGAACTCTGAAACATGTTGGAGGCTcttttatttctctctctctctctctctctctatcttatcATCCTCAACCTCTAAGTCGGTCTTAATCGAGATCGAGGATCATCAAGGATCGTCGTCCCTGTCAATCGATCAAAGGTAGAAGATCCAAGGTCACCACCATGACTCTACCTTCTAAGAAGCACTATGAGTTCTCTCATGAGTTATAACGGTTGTATATCATTAATTTTATACTATTTTCTATGTATTATAACATTATTAGTTTTTTTTGATATAGTTCATAATGACTcttgtaatttatcttatcaagatagtcatgttattacattcaactataatatacataaacataaatataaacagaataacaaaaataaataattttaattaagtaagaaaaaaatatcaataataacatCCACCTAAACTTACATCACTATATTTTTCATTGCATACTCACAAGTCCCATTCTAAGAActtattctttaaatattttaaattgtaAAGCTTTGaaaaatggatcagcaatcatcatagtggtactCAGATTCTCAATTGACACTCACTGTTTTTAGAttat includes:
- the LOC103973290 gene encoding probable protein phosphatase 2C 27 isoform X2, with the translated sequence MMLDGMHGSKANGSSTGGGNEDPESSESVKDARVRKPPRHLSVIRHSVSTARLGLDLGTLALISPQERQTGFLPVFRSGSCSEIGPKSHMEDEHICIDNLVEHLRASPSFPSPGAFYGVFDGHGGVDAACFVRNNILKYIIEDGHFPCSVEKAIKSAFIKADYALADSHSLDRTSGTTALTALILGRSLLIANAGDCRAVLGKRGRAIELSRDHKPNCNAERLRIEKLGGSVYDGYLNGQLSVARALGDWHMKGSKGSACPLSAEPELQEAILTEEDEFLVIGCDGLWDVMSSQCAVTITRKELMLHNDPEKCSRELVREALKRNTCDNLTVVVICFTSDPPPPIEIPRTRVRRSISLEGLHVLKGALDGNI
- the LOC103973290 gene encoding probable protein phosphatase 2C 47 isoform X1, which codes for MSTNSVASIRSMVVLFRRFVDIWSWNLFLEKESSIFGGLLFEKEQLFLSCINGSEGIRLPGTESSPPLMMLDGMHGSKANGSSTGGGNEDPESSESVKDARVRKPPRHLSVIRHSVSTARLGLDLGTLALISPQERQTGFLPVFRSGSCSEIGPKSHMEDEHICIDNLVEHLRASPSFPSPGAFYGVFDGHGGVDAACFVRNNILKYIIEDGHFPCSVEKAIKSAFIKADYALADSHSLDRTSGTTALTALILGRSLLIANAGDCRAVLGKRGRAIELSRDHKPNCNAERLRIEKLGGSVYDGYLNGQLSVARALGDWHMKGSKGSACPLSAEPELQEAILTEEDEFLVIGCDGLWDVMSSQCAVTITRKELMLHNDPEKCSRELVREALKRNTCDNLTVVVICFTSDPPPPIEIPRTRVRRSISLEGLHVLKGALDGNI